One window of Kryptolebias marmoratus isolate JLee-2015 linkage group LG3, ASM164957v2, whole genome shotgun sequence genomic DNA carries:
- the as3mt gene encoding arsenite methyltransferase, translating into MMANDSSSSGNFFDSSIHEDVKDYYGRKLKKTLDLKTSACVTPAQPMPAFVRDALKKVHPEVSAKYYGCGLVVPECLEGCRILDLGSGSGRDCFMLSLLVGEKGHVSGIDMTDSQLEVARKYTDYHMKEFGYKKPNVSFVLGYIEALTEAGLEQNSFDIIVSNCVVNLSPDKKRVLAEVYSVLKEGGELYFSDIYCSGRLTKEIKNHKVLWGECLGGALCWKDLLEMANEVGFRVPRLVTASVVTVDNKELLDILGDFRFVSATYRLFKVPEGSTDTCRVIYNGGITGAEDSFKFDCQYTFKVDEVVEVDGEVANILKHSRFAEDFTFQPPGGSSECCRVKPKADVVDPFELAVQLGSGGLSAATGGCCSTQSADCCKR; encoded by the exons ATGATGGCTAACGACAGCAG ttcctcTGGAAATTTCTTTGACAGCAGCATTCACGAAGACGTGAAg GATTATTAtggcaggaagctgaagaaaacCTTAGACCTGAAGACCAGTGCCTGTGTGACTCCAGCCCAGCCAATGCCGGCCTTCGTTCGTGATGCTCTGAAGAAAGTTCACCCTGAAGTCTCTGCCAA GTACTATGGCTGTGGTCTGGTTGTGCCAGAGTGCTTGGAGGGCTGCAGGATACTGGACCTGGGCAGTGGAAGTGGGAGAGACTGCTTCATGTTGAGCCTGTTAGTCGGAGAGAAGGGTCATGTTTCTGGCATTGACATGACTGACAGCCAG CTTGAAGTGGCCAGAAAATACACAGACTATCACATGAAAGAGTTTGGCTACAAGAAACCAAATGTCAGTTTTGTCCTGGGCTACATTGAGGCCTTAACTGAGGCGGGTCTGGAACAGAACTCCTTTGATATCATTGT TTCCAACTGTGTGGTGAACCTCTCTCCAGACAAGAAGCGGGTTCTGGCTGAAGTTTACAGCGTACTCAAG GAAGGTGGTGAGCTGTATTTCAGTGACATCTACTGCAGTGGGAGACTaacaaaggaaattaaaaaccatAAAGTGCTGTGGG GCGAGTGTCTCGGCGGGGCGCTCTGCTGGAAGGATCTGCTGGAAATGGCCAATGAAGTGGGCTTCAGGGTCCCACGGCTGGTTACAGCCAGCGTTGTGACGGTTGACAACAAAGAACTGCTGGACATACTGG GTGACTTCAGGTTCGTTTCTGCCACATATCGGCTGTTTAAGGTCCCTGAAGGCAGCACCGACACCTGTCGGGTCATATATAACGGAGGCATCACAGGGGCAGAGGACAGCTTCAAGTTCGACTGTCAGTACACCTTTAAG GTGGATGAAGTGGTGGAGGTGGATGGAGAGGTGGCTAACATCTTGAAGCATTCAAGATTTGCAGAAGATTTCACTTTCCAGCCACCAGGGGGTTCGTCTGAGTGCTGTCGTGTTAAACCGAAG GCCGACGTCGTGGATCCTTTTGAGCTGGCCGTTCAGCTGGGCAGCGGAGGCCTCAGCGCAGCCACAGGGGGATGCTGCAGCACACAATCTGCTGACTGCTGCAAACGATGA